A region of Ictidomys tridecemlineatus isolate mIctTri1 chromosome 4, mIctTri1.hap1, whole genome shotgun sequence DNA encodes the following proteins:
- the LOC144376746 gene encoding olfactory receptor 10AG1-like, whose product MIRFCFPHMKHQGKLREGNLTAWKEFVLLGFADVPQLQWFLFGLFLVIYMIILLGNGIILVITKVEPALQTPMYFFLGNFSFLEICYVSVTLPRMLVNLGTQRRTISLVACATQMCFILVLGAAECFLLAVMAYDRYVAICNPLQYPLVMNHKVCIQLVVASWISGIPVQVGLTFQVFSLSFCTSNVINHFFCDIPPILKLACGEIFTKELMVYGAALLFVSAPFLLILISYIKIISTVLKLPSATRRAKAFSTCSSHLTVVVLFFGSAIITYLRPEASHSAETDKVLSLFYTIVTPMFNPMIYSLRNKDVIMALRKLLGK is encoded by the coding sequence ATGATCAGATTTTGCTTTCCACATATGAAACACCAGGGGAAACTCCGAGAAGGAAACCTAACTGCATGGAAGGAATTTGTCCTTTTGGGGTTTGCTGATGTGCCCCAGCTCCAGTGGTTTCTGTTTGGACTGTTCTTGGTCATCTACATGATCATCCTGCTGGGCAATGGAATCATTTTGGTAATAACAAAAGTAGAGCCTGCTCTCCAGACCCCCATGTATTTTTTCCTTGgcaatttttcctttttggagaTCTGCTATGTTTCAGTTACTCTCCCCAGAATGCTCGTGAATCTTGGGACCCAGAGAAGGACCATCTCTTTGGTTGCCTGTGCTACACAAATGTGCTTCATTCTTGTACTGGGGGCTGCAGAATGCTTCCTTCTGgcagtgatggcctatgaccgctatgtggccatttgTAACCCTCTGCAGTATCCTCTGGTCATGAACCACAAAGTCTGTATCCAGCTGGTGGTTGCCTCCTGGATCAGTGGAATTCCTGTGCAGGTAGGGCTGACCTTCCAGGTTTTCTCTCTATCATTTTGCACTTCCAATGTAATTaaccacttcttctgtgacatCCCCCCAATACTTAAGCTGGCCTGTGGGGAAATCTTCACCAAAGAACTGATGGTCTACGGGGCTGCTCTGCTTTTTGTCTCGGCCCCGTTTCTGTTAATACTCATCTCCTATATCAAAATCATCTCCACAGTCCTTAAATTGCCATCAGCCACAAGAAGAgccaaagccttctccacctgctcaTCTCATCTTACAGTGGTGGTATTATTCTTTGGATCAGCTATTATTACATATTTAAGACCTGAGGCTAGTCATTCAGCAGAAACTGACAAAGTACTTTCTCTTTTCTATACTATTGTGACTCCCATGTTCAACCCCATGATATATAGCCTAAGGAATAAGGATGTTATAATGGCATTGAGAAAACTATTAGGAAAATAA